One window of the Methylovirgula sp. HY1 genome contains the following:
- a CDS encoding GNAT family N-acetyltransferase — MGAAPLLAQAATTRGERVLQLLTHDDPPQADPNMTLAARPLHVELLVDLLDAEAAAAHAVAWRELAANCLEPNVFFEPGFALAAARHLAKSRPPRFLFVWDRSPNRQSKLVAVCPLAPSGRFGRLLPTWVWTHEQAPLGTPLLDPVQAEAALAAILAYCRTHLPHVTGLMFPLLPQEGPVARLLRASAEAETRGIQLYAAHQRAILSAGSAPKRYLEQSIGSARRRKLNKARKSLEARGTLALRTVRDPHGLDDATEAFLVLEAKGWKGERGTALLKSADRSAFARELAADLGRDGKYFVARLDLDEQPIAMALMLESGGRAFWWKITYDEDYAAFAPGFLLALEMTGALLEHPQIGLTDSCTGGEQPMMIDHIWSERMAIADMLVAVAANRPQRFDAIAKAEELRRTLRSRLKEIVLRLRQRKRDRRLSRQDGQKSSGTE; from the coding sequence ATGGGCGCAGCACCGCTATTGGCGCAAGCCGCGACGACACGAGGCGAGAGGGTGCTTCAGCTCTTAACGCATGACGATCCGCCACAAGCCGACCCGAACATGACCCTCGCTGCGCGACCTCTCCATGTCGAACTCTTGGTCGACCTCTTGGACGCCGAGGCCGCGGCAGCTCATGCCGTCGCATGGCGCGAACTGGCCGCAAATTGCCTCGAGCCGAATGTCTTTTTCGAGCCGGGTTTTGCCTTGGCCGCAGCGCGCCATCTCGCCAAAAGTCGGCCGCCACGCTTTCTCTTTGTATGGGACCGTAGCCCGAACCGTCAGAGCAAGCTCGTCGCTGTCTGCCCCTTGGCGCCATCTGGTCGCTTCGGCCGCCTGCTTCCGACATGGGTTTGGACGCATGAGCAAGCGCCGCTTGGGACGCCTTTGCTCGACCCCGTTCAAGCGGAAGCCGCGCTCGCCGCGATCCTCGCTTATTGCCGAACGCATCTGCCACATGTCACGGGCCTGATGTTCCCCTTACTCCCACAGGAGGGACCGGTGGCGCGGCTTCTCAGAGCGAGCGCCGAAGCCGAAACCCGTGGCATTCAGCTTTATGCTGCGCATCAACGCGCCATTCTCAGCGCCGGCAGCGCGCCGAAGCGCTATCTCGAACAATCGATCGGATCGGCACGCCGACGCAAACTCAACAAGGCGCGCAAATCGCTCGAGGCCCGGGGGACGCTGGCGCTGCGGACCGTTCGCGACCCGCATGGGCTTGATGATGCCACGGAAGCCTTTCTCGTCCTCGAAGCCAAAGGCTGGAAAGGCGAGCGCGGCACAGCCCTTCTGAAATCGGCCGACCGATCCGCGTTTGCGCGCGAGCTTGCTGCCGATCTTGGCCGCGACGGCAAATATTTCGTCGCCCGCCTCGATCTCGATGAACAGCCGATCGCCATGGCACTAATGCTGGAGAGCGGCGGCCGCGCCTTCTGGTGGAAAATTACTTACGATGAAGATTACGCCGCATTCGCGCCAGGCTTTCTCCTCGCTTTGGAGATGACGGGCGCGCTGCTCGAGCATCCGCAAATCGGCCTGACCGATTCCTGCACCGGTGGCGAACAGCCGATGATGATCGATCACATCTGGTCGGAACGCATGGCGATCGCCGACATGCTCGTCGCCGTCGCCGCAAATCGACCGCAGAGATTCGATGCCATTGCCAAAGCCGAAGAGCTACGCCGCACGTTGCGCAGCCGACTGAAGGAAATCGTCCTGCGTCTTCGACAAAGAAAACGCGACCGCAGGCTTTCCCGCCAAGACGGACAAAAATCTTCGGGCACAGAATAA
- the coxB gene encoding cytochrome c oxidase subunit II, translating into MIIAATIICAGGFFSYFVMDDFTQRLARRTDPSLIGLPTDWQLNFHRANTTLQVELVHLHNLLLGVDIGICTLVATLIVFSIWRFRQSRNPVPSPITHNAALEVTWTVIPVLILMVIAVPSFALLYRTDHIPKTSAVLKVTGHQWYWEYQYPGYDKIDISSQILSDDQLKPEQKRDRLFLMDNYAVLPADTNVRIEITSGDVIHSFFVSSLGLQKYAVPGRTNQIWTRIEHEGLFYGQCNQICGADHAFMPIGIKVVSKKAFAAWLLQQQNKKSASLEHTTRTAALTSISNARSTSQRR; encoded by the coding sequence GTGATCATCGCCGCGACCATTATTTGCGCAGGCGGATTTTTTTCCTACTTCGTGATGGACGATTTCACACAGAGATTGGCTCGCCGGACGGATCCAAGCCTGATCGGGCTTCCGACAGATTGGCAGCTCAATTTTCATCGCGCCAATACGACGCTTCAGGTGGAACTCGTCCACCTGCATAATCTTCTGCTCGGAGTCGATATCGGGATCTGCACGCTGGTCGCCACGTTGATTGTTTTTTCGATCTGGCGCTTCCGGCAATCACGAAACCCGGTCCCTTCGCCGATTACGCATAATGCCGCGCTTGAAGTGACGTGGACCGTAATCCCGGTTTTGATTCTCATGGTCATCGCGGTCCCGTCCTTCGCTCTCCTCTATCGCACCGACCATATACCGAAGACATCGGCCGTCCTGAAGGTGACCGGTCACCAATGGTATTGGGAGTATCAATATCCAGGCTACGACAAAATCGACATTAGCAGCCAAATTCTGAGTGATGACCAACTCAAGCCGGAGCAGAAGCGCGATCGCCTCTTTCTCATGGACAACTACGCGGTGCTGCCGGCCGACACCAATGTCCGCATCGAGATCACCAGCGGAGACGTCATCCATTCCTTCTTCGTCTCGTCGCTCGGCCTGCAAAAATATGCGGTGCCGGGCCGAACCAATCAGATCTGGACCCGGATCGAGCACGAAGGACTCTTCTATGGCCAATGCAACCAGATATGCGGGGCCGACCACGCCTTCATGCCGATCGGCATAAAGGTCGTCTCGAAAAAGGCGTTCGCCGCTTGGCTGCTGCAGCAGCAAAACAAAAAAAGCGCCTCTCTCGAACATACGACGCGAACCGCGGCCCTCACTTCCATCTCCAACGCGCGCTCCACCAGCCAGAGGCGATAG
- a CDS encoding site-2 protease family protein gives MPHIFSRRLKLFSLFGFDVWIDASWILLAGLISWTLAEMVFPSATPHLARATYWWMAIATTIGLMFSIVFHEMSHSLVARRYGLPIRGITLFIFGGVAEMEQEPSSPKAEFLMAVAGPVASFLLCAVLFALLRLVSVMSGPDAVKGTLWYLASLNGILALFNLVPAFPLDGGRMLRAALWHWRGDLTWATRIASDGGDLFGVVLIVLGIVSILSGDLVGGVWRILIGIFLRGAATASYQEILTRNAFDSLPVSRIMTKQPVAVSPDVLIASFIDDFIYRHHHRTFPVTSQGRLIGTVGTEQIATIDRTAWPLTSVAQIMVKTQADDVVTPDTDTLSALTQMRRIGRSRLWVVDQGQLVGVLSLHDILELLSATLALKQTRLG, from the coding sequence ATGCCTCACATTTTCTCGCGACGCCTCAAACTCTTCTCGCTCTTCGGCTTCGATGTATGGATCGACGCCTCGTGGATCTTATTGGCCGGGCTCATCAGCTGGACTTTGGCGGAGATGGTCTTTCCCAGCGCCACGCCGCATCTGGCGCGAGCGACCTATTGGTGGATGGCGATCGCGACGACCATCGGCCTCATGTTCTCGATCGTCTTTCACGAGATGTCCCATTCTCTCGTCGCACGGCGCTATGGCCTGCCGATTCGCGGCATCACACTCTTCATTTTTGGCGGCGTGGCGGAAATGGAGCAGGAGCCGTCAAGCCCGAAAGCCGAGTTTCTCATGGCGGTCGCTGGGCCCGTGGCGAGCTTCCTGCTCTGCGCGGTTCTTTTTGCTCTTCTGCGGCTCGTAAGCGTGATGAGCGGACCCGACGCCGTGAAAGGCACGCTTTGGTATTTGGCTTCGCTCAACGGGATCCTCGCGCTGTTCAACCTCGTTCCGGCCTTTCCGCTCGACGGCGGTCGCATGCTGCGTGCCGCCCTATGGCACTGGCGCGGCGATCTCACCTGGGCGACGCGCATTGCATCGGACGGCGGCGATTTGTTTGGCGTCGTCCTTATTGTCCTCGGGATTGTCAGTATCCTGAGCGGCGATCTCGTCGGTGGCGTTTGGCGCATCCTCATCGGCATATTCCTGAGAGGCGCCGCCACGGCAAGCTATCAGGAGATCCTCACACGCAACGCCTTCGACTCTCTGCCGGTCTCCCGCATCATGACGAAACAGCCAGTCGCCGTCTCACCGGATGTATTGATTGCGAGTTTCATAGACGATTTCATCTATCGCCATCATCACCGCACCTTTCCGGTCACTTCGCAGGGACGTCTCATCGGCACGGTCGGGACGGAGCAGATCGCAACGATCGATCGCACGGCGTGGCCGCTGACCTCGGTCGCGCAGATTATGGTCAAAACACAAGCGGACGATGTCGTAACCCCCGACACCGATACGCTGTCAGCACTGACGCAAATGCGCCGAATCGGACGAAGCCGACTTTGGGTTGTGGATCAGGGTCAGCTCGTCGGCGTCCTGTCGCTTCACGACATACTCGAACTTTTGTCGGCGACATTGGCGCTCAAACAGACCCGACTTGGTTGA
- a CDS encoding CDP-archaeol synthase — protein sequence MHYLVVLKLLILLALANGSPIIAKWIFHARFGLPLDGNLKLHDGRPLFGAAKTIRGTLVSLVITSACAPLLGFSFAVGLLVASAAMAGDLLSSFLKRRLGIPSSGRATGLDQIPESLFPLLACAELLSLTALDIIVGTAVFFMGAVVLSQLLFRLNVRDRPY from the coding sequence ATGCATTATCTGGTCGTCTTGAAACTTTTGATTCTTCTAGCACTTGCAAATGGCTCACCTATCATTGCCAAATGGATTTTTCACGCAAGATTCGGGCTGCCGCTCGATGGCAATTTGAAATTGCACGATGGCCGGCCGCTGTTCGGGGCGGCGAAGACAATTCGCGGCACCCTGGTGTCGCTGGTCATAACCTCAGCCTGTGCGCCGCTGCTCGGCTTTTCCTTTGCGGTTGGACTGCTCGTGGCAAGCGCGGCAATGGCCGGTGACCTGTTGTCGAGTTTTTTGAAGCGGCGTCTCGGCATACCCTCGAGCGGTCGAGCGACGGGTCTCGATCAGATTCCGGAATCGCTTTTCCCGTTGCTTGCCTGCGCGGAGTTATTGTCGCTGACAGCTCTGGATATTATCGTCGGCACGGCGGTTTTTTTTATGGGCGCCGTTGTTCTCTCGCAACTGCTGTTCCGATTGAACGTAAGGGATCGCCCTTATTAG
- the fabI gene encoding enoyl-ACP reductase FabI, with translation MDLQGKKGVVLGIANEHSIAYGCASAFHAAGAELAVSYLNAKAEPYVRPLAEAMQCPIIFPCDVRVPGQLEAFFDKVAHDWGKIDFVLHSIAFAPKEDLHARVIDCSQAGFAMAMDVSCHSFIRAAKLAEPLMSRGGCLLTVTFYGSEKVVSDYNLMGPVKAALESAVRYMAAELGDKRIRVHAISPGPLKTRAASGIARFDELMEQTRLRTPEHRLVSIEDIGNLASFLVSDAASALTGNVEYIDAGNHIVA, from the coding sequence ATGGATTTGCAGGGCAAAAAAGGCGTGGTGCTCGGGATCGCGAATGAGCACAGCATTGCTTATGGCTGCGCCAGCGCCTTTCATGCTGCCGGCGCCGAACTCGCCGTTTCCTATCTGAACGCCAAGGCGGAGCCTTATGTGCGGCCGCTCGCGGAGGCGATGCAATGTCCGATCATCTTTCCGTGCGACGTGCGCGTGCCTGGGCAACTCGAAGCCTTTTTCGACAAGGTGGCGCATGATTGGGGCAAAATCGATTTTGTCCTCCATTCCATCGCTTTCGCGCCGAAAGAGGATTTGCACGCCCGCGTCATCGATTGCTCGCAGGCGGGATTTGCCATGGCCATGGACGTGTCCTGCCATTCCTTCATCCGCGCGGCGAAACTCGCCGAGCCCTTGATGTCGCGCGGCGGCTGTCTTCTTACTGTCACCTTTTACGGTTCGGAGAAGGTCGTCTCGGATTATAATCTCATGGGACCCGTCAAGGCAGCACTCGAAAGCGCTGTGCGCTATATGGCGGCGGAACTCGGCGACAAGCGCATTCGCGTCCATGCGATTTCGCCCGGACCGCTGAAGACCCGCGCCGCCTCGGGCATCGCCCGTTTCGACGAACTGATGGAGCAAACGCGCCTGCGCACACCCGAGCATCGCCTCGTCAGCATCGAAGACATCGGTAATCTCGCATCATTCCTCGTCAGCGATGCCGCTTCGGCGCTGACCGGCAATGTCGAATATATCGATGCCGGCAATCATATTGTCGCCTAA
- a CDS encoding DUF1614 domain-containing protein, producing the protein MHIGQLQYLPLTLPFFGALVFIFLVLVALIEVGVLRYAFMRLGIDARSAMLLLLASLIGSYINIPITELPARDVLAGQSLTYFGMRYTVPMLVQWPGTIIAVNVGGALIPLCLSIYLLAKHGIWGRGLIAIACVAVVCHLLAYPVQGVGIAVPMFAPPIAAAIIAILISRDYAAPLAYVGGSLGTMVGADLLNLDRLQGLGAPVASIGGAGTFDGIFLTGILAVLLASISQPALRPRKAR; encoded by the coding sequence ATGCATATAGGCCAACTCCAATATCTGCCGCTGACGCTGCCTTTCTTCGGCGCGCTGGTCTTTATTTTTTTGGTGCTGGTCGCGCTGATCGAGGTTGGCGTTCTGCGCTATGCCTTCATGCGGCTCGGCATCGACGCACGTTCCGCCATGCTCCTGCTGCTGGCCTCGCTGATCGGCAGCTATATCAATATTCCGATCACGGAATTGCCGGCACGCGACGTCCTCGCCGGGCAAAGCCTGACCTATTTCGGCATGCGCTATACCGTGCCAATGCTGGTCCAATGGCCGGGCACGATCATCGCCGTCAATGTCGGCGGCGCGCTGATTCCGCTTTGCCTGTCGATCTATCTGCTCGCCAAACATGGGATCTGGGGACGCGGCCTGATTGCCATCGCCTGCGTCGCCGTCGTTTGCCACCTGTTGGCCTATCCCGTCCAGGGGGTGGGCATTGCCGTGCCGATGTTTGCGCCGCCGATCGCGGCCGCCATCATCGCAATCCTCATCTCGCGCGACTATGCCGCGCCACTTGCTTATGTCGGCGGCAGCCTCGGCACGATGGTCGGCGCCGATCTCTTGAATCTCGATAGACTGCAAGGGCTCGGTGCGCCGGTCGCCTCCATCGGCGGTGCCGGCACTTTCGACGGAATTTTTCTCACCGGCATTTTAGCGGTCTTGCTCGCCAGCATCTCCCAGCCGGCGCTGCGGCCGCGGAAAGCGCGCTGA
- a CDS encoding TAXI family TRAP transporter solute-binding subunit, translated as MRHMIFIGLAAGLGLLALFGLAIYLYERPVVLRVAVARASGDQTILAAAAQKFAHDRDSIRLKLVPVGDVAEAAQLFAQGDTDLAVVRTDIAMPTNGQSVLIMRKNLVILIAPGNSKLKNVADLKGHRVGVLHNTPPTGTYREPKVLETILAQYDVPLQSVTAIPLTLDEMRQAVAEKKVDAVLAVGVPDTGTLAKTVGAVTAASQNPPIFIPISEAKAIADRSPYYESADVVRGLFGGLPPRPLETFQTLSVGTRLVASSKLKDDTVSTLTKLLLTVRPVLALRIPVANRIEAPSTTRGAALPVHPGAAAYLDDEEESFFDKYSDAIYIGALCLSALGSAAAALASRMNRRTNESDDVLLARLLAIVKASRGADPEALETLEAEVDNLLAVALMPEVQRLKSEVPRINTLSIAFEHVRHALKQRRQILAGANRGAAPNVRSVQGDETGAVKKFRS; from the coding sequence ATGCGCCATATGATTTTCATCGGGCTTGCGGCAGGCCTCGGCCTGCTCGCTTTGTTCGGCCTTGCGATCTATCTCTACGAAAGACCTGTGGTCCTGCGCGTCGCCGTCGCCCGCGCCAGCGGCGATCAGACGATCCTCGCCGCCGCCGCGCAAAAATTCGCACATGACCGCGACTCCATCCGCTTGAAACTGGTTCCGGTCGGCGATGTCGCCGAAGCCGCGCAATTATTCGCGCAGGGCGACACCGATCTCGCCGTCGTACGCACCGACATCGCCATGCCGACCAATGGTCAATCGGTTCTCATCATGCGCAAGAACCTGGTCATCCTCATCGCCCCAGGCAACAGCAAGCTCAAAAATGTCGCCGATTTGAAGGGACATAGGGTCGGCGTTCTTCACAATACACCGCCGACCGGCACGTATCGCGAGCCAAAGGTGCTCGAAACGATCTTGGCTCAGTATGATGTTCCGCTGCAGTCTGTCACCGCCATACCATTGACGCTCGATGAGATGCGGCAAGCCGTGGCTGAAAAAAAGGTCGATGCCGTGCTCGCCGTCGGCGTGCCCGACACAGGCACGCTCGCCAAGACCGTCGGGGCCGTGACGGCCGCCAGTCAAAACCCGCCGATATTCATCCCGATCTCGGAAGCAAAGGCAATCGCCGACCGTTCGCCCTACTATGAATCCGCCGATGTCGTACGCGGGCTCTTCGGCGGCTTGCCGCCGCGTCCGCTAGAGACATTCCAAACCCTTTCGGTCGGGACAAGGCTGGTCGCCAGCAGCAAACTCAAGGACGACACGGTCTCTACCTTGACGAAGCTCTTGTTGACGGTACGCCCCGTCCTCGCGCTCCGCATTCCTGTCGCAAATCGCATCGAAGCGCCCTCGACAACGCGCGGCGCGGCGCTGCCCGTGCATCCCGGCGCCGCCGCCTATCTCGACGACGAGGAAGAAAGCTTCTTTGATAAATATAGCGATGCCATCTACATCGGCGCACTTTGCCTCAGCGCGCTCGGCTCGGCAGCGGCCGCGCTTGCGAGTCGAATGAACAGACGCACTAATGAAAGCGACGATGTTCTGCTCGCGCGTCTTCTCGCAATTGTCAAAGCTTCGCGGGGCGCCGACCCAGAGGCACTCGAAACGCTCGAAGCGGAGGTGGATAATTTGCTCGCCGTCGCCTTGATGCCGGAGGTACAGCGCCTGAAATCCGAGGTGCCGCGCATCAACACGCTCAGCATCGCCTTCGAACATGTGCGCCATGCTTTGAAACAGCGCCGCCAAATCCTGGCTGGTGCCAACCGCGGCGCCGCGCCGAATGTCCGATCGGTCCAAGGTGACGAAACCGGTGCCGTCAAGAAATTTCGATCGTGA
- a CDS encoding glutathione S-transferase family protein: MRLYSEHYSPYSASVRIAVHAKALDIEILAPPGGLKSAQYHKINPLGTIPCLILDNGTALPESSAIMEYLEEKFPTPALLPKTAEARAHVRMLQRIGELQIMTQTVELLALVKANRSDDTAAANRLTRIVRGLAALQNGLSGADFAAGRELTLADCQLAPALANVPLVAGAFMDRDLISAYPKVARYIETCRRHAAVERVMRELTDALAT; this comes from the coding sequence ATGAGGCTCTATTCGGAACATTACTCCCCCTATTCCGCCTCGGTGCGAATCGCCGTCCATGCCAAAGCCCTCGATATCGAGATTCTGGCACCGCCCGGCGGCCTGAAATCAGCGCAATATCATAAGATCAATCCGCTCGGAACGATCCCTTGCCTCATCCTCGACAATGGCACGGCCCTGCCGGAATCCTCCGCCATCATGGAATATCTCGAAGAGAAATTCCCGACGCCGGCGCTGTTGCCGAAAACTGCCGAAGCCCGGGCGCATGTCCGGATGTTGCAACGGATCGGCGAATTGCAGATCATGACCCAGACGGTCGAGCTTTTGGCGCTGGTCAAGGCCAACCGGAGCGACGACACGGCTGCCGCCAATCGGCTGACCCGAATCGTCCGCGGCCTCGCCGCTTTGCAAAACGGTCTCAGCGGTGCCGATTTCGCGGCGGGAAGAGAATTGACGCTGGCCGATTGTCAGCTTGCTCCCGCGCTGGCCAATGTGCCGCTTGTCGCCGGCGCCTTCATGGACCGCGATTTGATCAGTGCCTATCCGAAAGTCGCGCGCTATATCGAGACGTGCCGTCGACACGCGGCGGTCGAGCGCGTAATGCGGGAGTTGACGGACGCTCTCGCCACGTAA
- a CDS encoding metallophosphoesterase, which translates to MKESTISSKLEQRLGRLHARQRLGIETDHEAQVFGQGLNFFHIENLYSAPSAIRIALKLTGLYRRGCTNAAQIQIRHNDFYMKRLPKNFDGFTLLHISDLHVDMNEAAMQRLTQMLPTIDYDICVLTGDYRGATYGPIDAALDGMARVCTHIKSPIYGVLGNHDSIRMLPGLEDMGIRMLLNEYETIARDDQKIYLAGIDDAHYYRVDNIEKAAADMADDSFSILLSHTPEIYRQAAHSGFDLLLAGHTHGGQICLPWSIPITLDSILPRHMGAGPWKYHDMQGYTSVGAGSSIIAVRLNCPPEIALHHLRCA; encoded by the coding sequence ATGAAAGAATCGACAATTTCGAGCAAGCTGGAGCAGCGATTGGGACGGCTGCATGCGCGCCAGCGCCTCGGAATCGAAACAGATCACGAAGCCCAGGTTTTCGGCCAAGGTCTTAATTTCTTTCACATAGAAAACTTATATTCGGCCCCTTCCGCGATTCGGATCGCGCTCAAGCTAACCGGCCTCTATCGGCGCGGCTGCACCAATGCGGCGCAAATCCAAATCAGACATAATGATTTTTATATGAAGCGCCTGCCGAAGAATTTCGACGGCTTCACCTTGCTTCACATCAGCGATCTCCACGTCGACATGAACGAAGCCGCAATGCAGCGCCTCACGCAGATGCTTCCGACAATCGATTACGATATCTGCGTGCTCACCGGCGATTATCGCGGTGCAACCTATGGGCCGATCGACGCCGCGCTCGACGGCATGGCGCGAGTTTGCACCCATATCAAAAGCCCCATCTATGGCGTGTTGGGTAATCACGACAGCATTCGCATGCTGCCAGGGTTGGAGGATATGGGCATAAGAATGCTGCTCAACGAATATGAGACGATCGCGCGCGACGATCAAAAGATCTATTTGGCGGGCATAGACGATGCGCATTATTATCGCGTCGATAATATAGAAAAAGCTGCCGCAGACATGGCGGACGACAGCTTCTCCATTCTTCTCTCACATACGCCGGAAATCTATCGCCAAGCCGCACATTCCGGATTCGATCTATTGCTCGCCGGCCACACTCATGGCGGGCAGATCTGCCTGCCATGGTCCATTCCGATCACGCTCGATTCGATCTTGCCGCGCCATATGGGCGCGGGACCTTGGAAATATCACGACATGCAAGGCTATACGTCGGTCGGCGCAGGATCTTCCATCATTGCCGTTCGCCTCAATTGTCCGCCAGAAATCGCGCTCCATCATTTGCGTTGTGCGTGA
- the ctaD gene encoding cytochrome c oxidase subunit I, producing the protein MTDAPVRVEHEEAGHSAAPPSFLWRWLGATNHKDIGRLYLCVATLAGICAVALSIIIRLELQEPGVQFLKFSDGTPNGNLYNVIVTAHGLLMMFFVIIPAMFGGFGNFFVPLMIGAPDMAFPRLNNLSFWLFVSGVTLLTSSLFVGQGPGTGWTLYPPLSGALNHPGPAVDMAILSLHFSGASSILASINFITTIFNMRAPGMSLHKMPLFVWSILCTAFMMVLALPVLAGAITMLLADRNFGTTFFDPNGGGDPILFEHLFWFFGHPEVYMMILPAFGVISQVISTFSRKPIFGYLGMVYALVAITVISMVVWAHHMFVTGISYETQAYFSFASMVIAVPTGIKVFSWIATMWGGSIDLKTPMLWAIGFLFVFTVGGVTGVNLASASFDVMAHNTYYVVAHFHYVMSLGAAFGLFAGLYYWIGKMSGRQYPEWAGRAHFWLTFVAVNLTFFPMHMLGAAGMPRRVIDYPPAFAGWNLVASIGAYIGGAAFLFGLGVFAYTLLAGRRIHEANYWGVGATTLEWTVASPPPHHTFEQLPRIE; encoded by the coding sequence ATGACCGATGCCCCCGTTCGCGTCGAACATGAAGAAGCGGGACACAGCGCCGCGCCGCCATCATTCTTGTGGCGATGGCTCGGAGCGACCAATCACAAGGACATCGGCCGACTTTATCTTTGCGTGGCGACGCTCGCCGGCATATGCGCGGTGGCTCTTTCGATCATCATCCGGCTCGAGTTGCAGGAGCCGGGGGTGCAGTTTCTGAAATTTTCCGACGGCACGCCCAACGGCAATCTCTATAATGTGATCGTGACCGCGCATGGGCTTTTGATGATGTTTTTCGTCATCATTCCAGCGATGTTCGGCGGCTTCGGCAATTTCTTCGTACCCTTGATGATCGGGGCGCCGGACATGGCTTTCCCGCGCCTCAACAATCTAAGCTTCTGGCTCTTCGTGTCGGGAGTGACCCTGCTCACCTCCTCGCTCTTCGTCGGTCAAGGCCCCGGCACGGGCTGGACCCTCTATCCACCTTTGTCCGGCGCCCTCAATCATCCTGGGCCGGCCGTCGACATGGCGATATTGTCCCTGCACTTTTCCGGTGCATCCTCGATTCTGGCTTCGATCAATTTCATCACGACGATCTTCAACATGCGTGCGCCGGGCATGAGCCTGCATAAGATGCCGCTCTTCGTCTGGTCGATCCTCTGCACGGCGTTCATGATGGTTCTGGCGCTTCCGGTGCTTGCCGGCGCGATCACCATGCTTCTCGCCGATCGGAATTTCGGCACCACTTTCTTCGATCCGAACGGCGGTGGCGATCCTATACTCTTCGAACATCTCTTCTGGTTTTTCGGCCATCCCGAAGTCTATATGATGATCCTGCCGGCCTTCGGCGTCATCAGCCAGGTGATCTCGACATTCAGCCGCAAGCCGATCTTCGGCTATCTCGGCATGGTCTATGCGCTCGTCGCGATCACCGTCATCAGCATGGTCGTCTGGGCGCATCATATGTTTGTGACCGGCATCAGCTACGAGACCCAGGCCTATTTTTCTTTCGCCAGCATGGTCATCGCTGTTCCGACCGGCATCAAGGTCTTTTCCTGGATCGCGACCATGTGGGGCGGCTCGATCGATCTGAAGACGCCGATGCTCTGGGCGATCGGCTTCCTCTTCGTCTTCACGGTCGGCGGCGTGACCGGCGTCAATCTCGCCTCCGCGAGCTTCGATGTGATGGCGCACAACACCTATTATGTCGTGGCGCATTTCCATTATGTGATGTCGCTCGGCGCCGCTTTCGGGCTCTTCGCCGGACTTTATTATTGGATCGGCAAGATGAGCGGGCGGCAATATCCGGAATGGGCCGGCCGCGCGCATTTTTGGCTGACCTTCGTCGCGGTCAATCTCACCTTTTTCCCGATGCATATGCTGGGAGCCGCAGGCATGCCCCGCCGTGTCATAGATTATCCACCAGCCTTTGCCGGGTGGAATCTTGTCGCCTCCATCGGCGCCTATATCGGCGGTGCCGCCTTCCTCTTCGGCCTCGGCGTCTTCGCCTATACGCTTCTCGCGGGGCGCCGCATCCACGAGGCGAATTATTGGGGTGTCGGCGCGACGACGCTCGAATGGACGGTCGCCTCGCCACCGCCCCACCATACGTTCGAGCAGTTGCCGCGGATTGAATGA